The following proteins are co-located in the Mesorhizobium sp. M1E.F.Ca.ET.045.02.1.1 genome:
- a CDS encoding IS110 family transposase: MQGKVLSEPNAMLAVYAGIDVCKEWLDVYVHPVGQGFRVTNDGCGLRRLKRQLQSLAVRCVIMEATSKYHRAAQRSLHEAGLHVAVVNPLRARLFAEACGQLAKTDKIDARLLALMGVALDPSETAPASLAIELLQEMVGARSAASAERTALINRLATFKSPFLRAELNRRLKALQSHIVRLEAEIGRLISADPVLARRYTILMSVPGIGPATAATLLAGLLEMGTLNAKQAAMLTGLAPVAHDSGPHVGRRAIKGGRKGVRNALYMAALSASRYNNDLAVFASRLRNAGKPAKIVLVAVMRKLVVMANALITQDRTWSPIAP, encoded by the coding sequence ATGCAAGGCAAGGTATTGTCCGAACCGAATGCGATGCTGGCAGTCTATGCCGGCATCGACGTGTGTAAAGAGTGGCTGGATGTGTACGTCCATCCGGTCGGTCAGGGTTTTCGCGTGACCAATGATGGTTGTGGCCTGCGGCGGCTGAAGCGCCAGCTCCAAAGTCTTGCGGTGAGGTGCGTGATCATGGAGGCGACGTCCAAATATCATCGTGCGGCGCAGCGCTCGCTGCACGAGGCCGGATTGCACGTGGCCGTCGTTAACCCGCTGCGAGCTCGGCTGTTCGCAGAAGCCTGCGGCCAGCTTGCCAAGACCGACAAGATCGACGCCCGGCTGCTGGCCTTGATGGGAGTTGCACTCGATCCGTCGGAAACGGCGCCTGCTTCACTTGCGATAGAGTTACTGCAGGAGATGGTTGGCGCACGCAGTGCCGCCAGCGCCGAGCGTACCGCGCTCATCAACCGCTTGGCGACGTTCAAAAGCCCCTTCCTGCGCGCTGAACTCAACCGCAGGCTCAAAGCGCTTCAGAGCCATATCGTACGTCTCGAAGCCGAGATTGGACGCTTGATCTCGGCTGATCCCGTACTTGCCCGACGCTATACCATCTTGATGTCGGTCCCGGGCATCGGGCCGGCCACCGCCGCCACCCTCCTTGCCGGCCTCCTCGAGATGGGTACGCTCAACGCCAAGCAGGCGGCCATGCTGACGGGGCTCGCTCCAGTCGCCCACGATAGCGGCCCGCACGTGGGACGCCGCGCAATCAAAGGCGGACGCAAGGGCGTCAGAAACGCCCTCTACATGGCTGCTCTGTCAGCAAGTCGTTACAACAACGATCTTGCCGTGTTCGCCTCCCGGCTGCGCAACGCAGGCAAGCCCGCAAAGATCGTTCTCGTCGCCGTTATGCGAAAGCTCGTCGTCATGGCCAATGCGCTCATCACACAAGACCGTACCTGGAGCCCAATCGCTCCTTGA
- a CDS encoding isochorismatase family protein encodes MPNTAPSAAAPLIVIDLQTGMFDGRFDPPIHDADTIAERARKLIDWARRSGRKVAFVRHDGPAGDPLAPGASGWPVWPQLGQAADEPTFGKTVGNAFSNAALAEWVAGQGAKDVVLIGAQTDFCVAATVKGAFAEGLGVTVVSDAHSTLDSQEEKAPDIIARHNDAFAEQGARMTTTAALVES; translated from the coding sequence ATGCCGAACACCGCTCCCTCCGCCGCCGCTCCGCTCATCGTCATCGACCTTCAGACCGGCATGTTCGACGGCCGCTTCGATCCGCCGATTCACGACGCGGACACGATCGCCGAGCGCGCTCGAAAACTGATCGACTGGGCGCGCCGCTCCGGCCGCAAGGTGGCTTTCGTCCGCCATGACGGGCCGGCGGGCGATCCGCTGGCTCCGGGCGCTTCCGGCTGGCCGGTGTGGCCGCAACTCGGCCAGGCCGCCGACGAGCCGACCTTCGGCAAGACGGTCGGCAATGCTTTCTCCAACGCGGCGCTTGCCGAATGGGTGGCAGGGCAGGGTGCTAAGGACGTCGTGCTCATCGGCGCCCAGACCGATTTCTGCGTCGCTGCCACCGTCAAGGGTGCTTTTGCCGAGGGGCTCGGCGTCACCGTGGTCTCCGACGCGCATTCGACGCTGGATTCGCAAGAGGAGAAAGCGCCCGACATCATCGCGCGGCACAACGACGCCTTTGCCGAGCAGGGCGCGCGGATGACGACGACGGCTGCGTTGGTGGAAAGCTGA
- a CDS encoding LysR family transcriptional regulator produces the protein MNIHDLEAFVAVIETGSIVAASARLNLTQPGVTRRIQSLEERLATPLLDRQSKPLKPTASGREAYEHGRRVLRSLEDLKASVSPAGEVRGEFRLGIMPYLSTSALSEPLDSLRAAFPQLTLKITSSLSPRLVEQVLHSEIDAVAVCLADGVAPPPELVGDDLGVQSVLLVASPSLGVPKPAELTDLARYPWVLNETGCGFRAFIRHRFELARLPFHVGVEAQGADLRMSLVARGHGIGVVTPGALSGSPWRDVVEVVNCPGFRPQVRCWLLHRPPAGRLARPIAVFRDALAEALKGPMPLMS, from the coding sequence ATGAACATCCATGACCTCGAAGCCTTCGTCGCCGTCATCGAGACCGGCTCCATCGTCGCCGCCTCGGCCAGGCTCAATCTCACCCAGCCAGGTGTCACGCGCCGCATCCAGAGCCTGGAGGAGCGGCTGGCCACGCCCTTGCTCGACCGCCAGTCGAAGCCGCTGAAGCCGACCGCTTCGGGCCGCGAGGCCTATGAGCATGGCCGCCGTGTGCTGCGCTCGCTGGAGGATTTGAAGGCCAGCGTCTCGCCAGCCGGCGAGGTGAGGGGCGAGTTCCGCCTCGGCATCATGCCCTATCTCTCGACCAGCGCGCTGTCCGAGCCGCTCGACAGCTTGCGCGCCGCCTTCCCGCAACTGACGCTCAAGATCACCTCCAGCCTGTCGCCGCGCCTGGTCGAGCAGGTGCTGCACAGCGAGATCGACGCGGTCGCCGTCTGCCTTGCCGACGGCGTCGCGCCGCCGCCCGAGTTGGTCGGCGACGATCTCGGCGTGCAGTCGGTGCTTTTGGTGGCCTCGCCAAGCCTCGGCGTGCCGAAGCCGGCCGAGCTCACCGATCTTGCGCGCTACCCCTGGGTGCTGAACGAGACCGGCTGCGGTTTTCGCGCCTTCATCCGCCACCGCTTCGAGCTGGCGCGGCTGCCCTTCCATGTCGGCGTCGAGGCGCAGGGGGCCGACTTGCGTATGTCGCTGGTGGCGCGCGGCCACGGCATCGGCGTCGTAACCCCCGGCGCGCTGTCGGGCAGCCCGTGGCGCGACGTGGTCGAGGTGGTCAACTGCCCCGGCTTCCGCCCGCAGGTGCGCTGCTGGCTGCTCCACCGCCCGCCGGCCGGAAGGCTCGCGCGGCCGATCGCAGTGTTCCGCGACGCCTTGGCCGAGGCGCTGAAGGGCCCGATGCCGCTGATGTCGTAG
- a CDS encoding MFS transporter, whose protein sequence is MHGTNNAEVAAAEFAERPRAGESTGAITRSQTLLFAASVGIIVTNLFAPQTLVGLIGPSLGAAASESGLVSMATLLGYAAGLFFLVPLSDLVENRVLVLRMLCVAAVAAAVAAFAPSAASLLLLLFILGAACSCIQVLVPVAASMAPPGQDGRVIGDVMSGLMIGILLSRPLASLVADAFGWRAFYGISAGALALLAMLLGLALPRRRPLANASYAALLASLFELLREEPVLRRRALTASLVMAAFSVFWTAVALRLAAPPFDLGQRGIALFALAGAGGAAVTPLFGRAGDRGFTRPATIACHLGLIAALGLAAWAGAAEAGGTWVPLILMGASAVLLDIGVTGDQTLGRRAINLLQPKARGRLNGLFVGIFFIGGAIGSLLAGIAWAWGGWNAVCAAGAVFGVVALVVDWVK, encoded by the coding sequence ATGCACGGAACCAACAATGCCGAAGTCGCGGCGGCCGAGTTCGCCGAGCGACCCCGAGCCGGCGAGAGCACCGGGGCCATCACCCGATCGCAGACGCTGCTGTTTGCCGCTTCGGTCGGCATCATCGTCACCAACCTCTTCGCGCCGCAGACGCTGGTCGGGCTGATCGGCCCGTCGCTGGGGGCCGCTGCGTCCGAGAGCGGGCTGGTCTCGATGGCCACCCTGCTCGGCTATGCCGCCGGGCTGTTCTTCCTGGTGCCGCTGTCGGACCTCGTCGAGAACCGCGTGCTGGTGCTGCGCATGCTTTGCGTCGCCGCAGTTGCGGCGGCCGTCGCGGCGTTCGCGCCCTCTGCCGCTTCGCTGCTCCTCCTGCTCTTCATCCTCGGCGCCGCCTGCTCCTGCATCCAGGTGCTGGTGCCGGTCGCGGCCTCGATGGCGCCGCCCGGACAGGACGGGCGCGTCATCGGCGATGTGATGAGCGGCCTGATGATCGGCATTTTGCTCTCGCGTCCGCTCGCCAGCCTTGTCGCAGACGCCTTCGGTTGGCGCGCCTTTTATGGCATCAGCGCCGGCGCGCTGGCGCTGCTCGCCATGCTGCTCGGGCTCGCTCTGCCCCGGCGGCGGCCGCTGGCAAATGCGAGCTACGCGGCGCTGCTCGCATCGCTGTTTGAGCTGTTGCGCGAGGAGCCGGTGCTGCGCCGTCGTGCGCTGACGGCGAGCCTTGTGATGGCGGCCTTCAGTGTATTCTGGACGGCGGTGGCGCTACGCCTTGCAGCACCGCCCTTCGATCTCGGCCAGCGCGGCATCGCGCTGTTCGCGCTGGCCGGTGCCGGCGGCGCGGCGGTGACGCCGCTCTTCGGCCGCGCCGGTGACCGCGGCTTCACGCGACCGGCGACGATTGCCTGCCATCTCGGCCTGATCGCGGCGCTCGGCCTTGCGGCGTGGGCGGGCGCGGCCGAAGCCGGCGGCACATGGGTGCCACTCATCTTGATGGGCGCAAGCGCCGTGCTGCTCGACATCGGCGTCACCGGCGACCAGACGCTCGGCCGCCGCGCCATCAACCTTTTGCAGCCCAAGGCGCGCGGAAGACTCAACGGGCTCTTCGTCGGCATCTTTTTCATCGGAGGGGCCATCGGTTCGCTGCTGGCGGGAATCGCCTGGGCATGGGGCGGATGGAATGCGGTCTGCGCGGCGGGGGCGGTATTTGGGGTTGTGGCGCTGGTGGTGGATTGGGTGAAATGA
- a CDS encoding amidase has product MPTLHLVEASIADLRRALEEGTVTSVELVGAYLRRIAHYDRHGIALNAVPILNPQMFEEAEASDRRWRQGKTLGPLDGIPYTAKDSYKAKGLTVAAGSPAFEHLVATDDAFTIARLRAAGSVLVGLTNMPPMANGGMQRGVYGRAESPYNADYLTAAFASGSSNGSGTATAASFAAFGLGEETWSSGRAPASNNALVAYTPSRGVISVRGNWPLVPTMDVVVPHTRSMPDMLELLDVIVADDEETRGDFWRVQRSVPIPKASEFRPASYKRLALQGVLKGKRLGVPKMYIGRDEGADRPIETRASVLKLWRQAARDLEALGAEVVEVDLPVVSNYERDRPGARSMVDRGLVPAAFAEREIWDLSIWSWDDFLRANADPVLPDLAAVDGPKIFPQPPGALPDRYGDDGFDLAEYVERARRGVTPLEKIPTIEAGLKGLEATRRVDFEDWLDTNGLDAVVLPAAADVGPADADVNETSAALAWRNGTWVANGNLVWRHLGIPTVTVPMGTMADIGMPVGLTFAGKAYDDAALLRFAGDYERATKRRTVPPRTPPLAGDVFVEGRDAPGPAGDVPLTIMLTAETTRAGDTDEIAITLEIDASEAGPDVAVVKVHLNGESVHMQASGNRYTGRVVVPASTHQGFHSVWRGSYGSIVTAIVRLPDGRAAGAYVVTGGIG; this is encoded by the coding sequence ATGCCCACCCTCCACCTCGTCGAAGCCTCGATCGCCGATCTGCGCCGTGCACTGGAGGAAGGCACCGTCACCAGCGTCGAACTGGTCGGCGCGTATCTCAGGCGCATCGCCCATTACGACCGGCACGGCATCGCGCTCAACGCCGTGCCCATCCTCAATCCACAGATGTTCGAGGAGGCGGAGGCTTCCGACCGGCGCTGGCGCCAGGGCAAGACCCTCGGACCGCTCGACGGCATCCCTTACACCGCCAAGGACAGCTACAAGGCGAAGGGCCTGACGGTTGCCGCCGGCTCGCCGGCCTTCGAGCATCTAGTCGCCACCGACGACGCCTTCACCATCGCCAGGCTGCGCGCCGCGGGCTCCGTGCTCGTCGGCCTCACCAACATGCCGCCGATGGCCAATGGCGGCATGCAGCGCGGCGTCTATGGCCGCGCCGAGAGCCCATACAATGCGGACTACCTCACCGCCGCCTTCGCCTCCGGCTCGTCCAACGGCTCGGGCACGGCGACAGCGGCGAGCTTCGCCGCCTTCGGGCTCGGTGAGGAGACCTGGTCGTCCGGCCGCGCGCCGGCCTCCAACAACGCGCTCGTCGCCTACACGCCCTCGCGCGGCGTGATCTCGGTGCGCGGCAACTGGCCCCTGGTGCCGACAATGGACGTAGTGGTGCCGCATACGCGCAGCATGCCCGACATGCTCGAACTGCTCGACGTCATCGTCGCCGACGACGAAGAGACGCGCGGCGACTTCTGGCGGGTACAGCGCTCAGTGCCGATCCCGAAGGCGTCCGAATTCAGGCCGGCAAGCTACAAGCGGCTGGCGTTGCAAGGCGTGCTCAAGGGCAAGCGGCTCGGCGTGCCGAAAATGTATATCGGCAGGGACGAAGGCGCCGACCGGCCGATCGAGACCCGCGCCTCGGTGCTAAAACTCTGGCGACAGGCGGCGCGCGACCTGGAGGCGCTCGGCGCGGAAGTGGTCGAGGTCGATCTTCCCGTCGTCTCGAATTACGAGCGCGACCGGCCGGGCGCGCGCTCCATGGTCGATCGCGGGTTGGTGCCGGCGGCGTTTGCCGAGCGCGAGATCTGGGATCTCTCCATCTGGTCCTGGGACGACTTTTTGCGCGCCAATGCCGATCCGGTCCTTCCCGATCTCGCCGCGGTCGACGGCCCAAAGATCTTCCCGCAGCCGCCGGGCGCGCTGCCCGACCGCTACGGCGACGACGGCTTCGATCTGGCGGAGTATGTCGAGCGCGCCAGGCGAGGTGTGACGCCGCTCGAAAAAATTCCCACCATCGAGGCGGGGCTGAAGGGGCTGGAGGCAACGCGCCGCGTCGATTTCGAGGACTGGCTGGACACAAACGGGCTCGACGCTGTGGTGCTGCCGGCCGCCGCCGATGTTGGGCCCGCCGACGCCGACGTCAACGAGACCTCCGCCGCGCTCGCCTGGCGCAACGGCACCTGGGTCGCCAACGGCAATCTCGTCTGGCGCCATCTCGGCATCCCGACAGTGACGGTGCCGATGGGCACCATGGCCGATATCGGCATGCCGGTCGGGCTGACCTTTGCCGGCAAGGCCTATGACGACGCGGCGCTGCTGCGCTTCGCCGGCGACTACGAGCGCGCCACGAAGCGCCGCACCGTCCCGCCGCGCACGCCGCCGTTGGCGGGCGATGTGTTTGTGGAGGGCCGGGACGCGCCGGGTCCGGCTGGCGATGTGCCGCTTACGATAATGCTGACTGCCGAGACGACCCGCGCCGGCGACACCGACGAGATCGCGATCACGCTGGAGATCGATGCAAGCGAGGCAGGACCGGATGTCGCCGTCGTCAAGGTCCATCTCAACGGCGAGTCGGTCCATATGCAGGCGAGCGGCAACCGCTATACCGGCAGGGTCGTCGTGCCGGCCTCGACGCATCAGGGCTTCCACAGCGTCTGGCGCGGCTCCTACGGCTCGATCGTCACCGCCATCGTGCGCCTGCCGGATGGGCGCGCGGCGGGGGCGTATGTGGTGACGGGCGGGATAGGCTAG